Proteins encoded in a region of the Mesoflavibacter profundi genome:
- a CDS encoding SMP-30/gluconolactonase/LRE family protein: MKKIIILLLSVASFFACKNDTQKDKEAIETTESISENKQEVVEVASFKGQQVTGVTVTENGRVFANFPRWRDTVKYSVVEVFEDGSSKSYPNDTWNLWQPDDQPKDDQFLGVQSVVAFEDKLYILDTRNPKFSGVVDAPRVFVFNLNTNTLEQTYKLDKDSYHSDSYINDLRVDKVNNKLYFTDSGHAGLVALDLNTGKSIRILDNHKSTTAEVSELTFDNAIWKNTVHSDGIAFDQKKQRLFYHALTGYSLYSIPVSSFNLKDKAKIEASVTFEAKTAAPDGMIFDQKGNLYYADLEHNKIDYITPNGTIKTLIEGDKVKWADTFSIYDGYLYYTNSRINEASGDISDLKFTINKVELPK; encoded by the coding sequence ATGAAAAAGATAATTATATTATTGTTATCTGTAGCATCTTTTTTTGCTTGTAAAAATGATACACAAAAAGACAAAGAAGCTATTGAAACTACAGAATCAATTTCTGAAAATAAGCAAGAGGTTGTTGAAGTTGCCAGTTTTAAAGGTCAGCAAGTTACAGGTGTAACAGTTACAGAAAACGGACGTGTGTTTGCTAACTTTCCTAGATGGCGTGATACGGTTAAATATTCGGTAGTCGAGGTGTTTGAAGATGGTTCATCTAAGTCGTACCCAAATGATACTTGGAATTTATGGCAACCAGACGATCAGCCAAAAGACGATCAATTTTTAGGTGTACAATCTGTAGTTGCTTTTGAGGATAAATTATATATTTTAGATACGAGAAATCCTAAATTTTCTGGTGTTGTAGATGCGCCAAGAGTGTTTGTGTTCAACTTAAACACTAATACTTTAGAGCAAACTTACAAGTTAGATAAAGATAGTTATCATAGCGATTCTTACATTAACGATTTGCGTGTAGACAAGGTAAATAATAAACTATATTTTACAGATTCTGGTCACGCAGGATTAGTCGCTTTAGATTTAAACACAGGAAAAAGTATTCGAATTTTAGATAACCACAAAAGTACAACAGCGGAAGTCTCTGAGCTTACTTTTGATAACGCTATTTGGAAAAATACAGTACATTCTGACGGAATAGCGTTTGACCAAAAAAAGCAACGCTTATTTTACCACGCACTAACAGGTTACAGTTTATACTCTATTCCTGTGAGTAGTTTCAATTTAAAAGATAAAGCTAAAATTGAAGCTTCTGTAACATTTGAAGCCAAAACTGCAGCACCAGACGGAATGATTTTTGATCAAAAGGGTAATCTGTATTATGCCGATTTAGAACACAATAAAATTGATTATATCACACCAAACGGCACTATTAAAACATTAATTGAAGGCGATAAGGTAAAATGGGCAGATACTTTTAGTATTTACGATGGGTATTTGTATTACACCAATTCTAGAATTAACGAGGCTTCAGGCGATATAAGTGACTTAAAATTCACTATAAATAAAGTTGAATTACCAAAATAG
- a CDS encoding sigma-70 family RNA polymerase sigma factor, protein MTTKHVWDTYAQDIKRFILSKTKDESVADDILQETFIKVHTKLQTLKNDDKLIPWLFSVARYTLMDYFKTKKIKVELNDFEVTDTLENHEHTEKDCLRGILVNLPKKYREPIFLSDIMGLKQKEVAKRLNLSLSTVKSQIQHGRKQIARGFMDCCGYEMNNDGYLVGELKDKDDCKICN, encoded by the coding sequence ATGACTACAAAGCACGTTTGGGATACATATGCTCAGGATATAAAACGCTTTATCTTAAGTAAAACTAAAGATGAAAGCGTTGCAGATGATATTTTGCAAGAGACTTTTATAAAAGTACATACCAAATTACAAACCTTGAAGAATGATGATAAACTAATACCATGGTTATTTTCTGTCGCGCGCTATACGCTTATGGACTACTTTAAAACTAAAAAAATTAAGGTAGAGCTAAATGATTTTGAAGTAACAGACACTTTAGAAAACCATGAGCATACAGAAAAAGATTGCTTAAGAGGCATTTTAGTCAATCTTCCTAAAAAATACAGAGAACCTATTTTCTTGTCAGACATTATGGGTTTAAAACAAAAAGAAGTCGCTAAGCGTTTAAATCTTTCATTATCTACCGTAAAATCTCAAATACAACATGGCAGAAAGCAAATAGCACGAGGTTTTATGGATTGTTGTGGTTACGAAATGAACAATGATGGTTATTTGGTTGGCGAATTAAAGGACAAGGACGATTGTAAGATTTGCAATTAA
- a CDS encoding Lrp/AsnC family transcriptional regulator, whose protein sequence is MNIDTLNWKILKCLQQNARQSNAEIGRQVGITSPAVSERIKKMEDLGIIQNHITLISPFEVGYQLKALITLQAFMGKLKPFLEKVKTFDEVVNCYRITGNENIVMEVILKNQKHLESFIDQLIVYGECKTQIILSHVVKNNAIKKL, encoded by the coding sequence ATGAATATCGATACACTTAACTGGAAGATTTTAAAGTGTTTACAACAAAACGCAAGACAGTCTAATGCCGAAATTGGTAGGCAAGTCGGTATTACATCACCAGCAGTTTCTGAACGTATAAAGAAAATGGAAGATTTAGGAATTATCCAAAATCATATTACATTAATATCACCTTTTGAAGTTGGTTATCAGTTAAAAGCATTAATTACATTACAAGCTTTTATGGGAAAACTAAAACCGTTTTTAGAAAAGGTAAAAACGTTTGATGAAGTGGTAAATTGCTATCGAATTACAGGTAACGAAAACATCGTTATGGAAGTAATCTTAAAAAACCAAAAGCATTTAGAGAGTTTTATAGATCAGTTAATTGTTTATGGGGAATGTAAAACGCAAATTATCTTATCTCATGTGGTAAAAAACAATGCTATAAAAAAGCTTTAG
- a CDS encoding YpdA family putative bacillithiol disulfide reductase yields MKNKNLDVIIIGAGPIGIACALECKKNNWNYLVIEKGALTNSLFNYPLNMTFFSTSEKLEIDNIPFISNNPKPTRNEALEYYRRVTTSNNLNINLYEEVKTITKTNKYFEISTNKNNYSAKQVIIATGFYDIPNLLNIPGEELPKVFHYYKEAHPFTLQNIAIVGASNSSVDAALEIYRKGGNVTMIVRGETIGERVKYWVRPDILNRIEEGSIKAYFNSEITSIDTDFIEIKTPEGNKKLPNDYVVALTGYQPNFKFLEHVGIKFSEDEKHIPNYNPDTMESNVEGLYLAGVICGGMETHKWFIENSRIHAKLIAEDIASKN; encoded by the coding sequence ATGAAAAACAAAAACCTAGATGTTATTATAATTGGCGCAGGACCAATTGGTATTGCCTGCGCTTTAGAGTGTAAGAAAAATAACTGGAATTATTTAGTAATAGAAAAAGGTGCGTTAACCAATTCGTTATTTAATTATCCTTTAAATATGACGTTTTTTTCAACTTCAGAAAAATTGGAAATAGATAACATTCCGTTTATTAGTAATAACCCAAAACCTACACGTAATGAGGCTTTAGAGTATTACCGACGTGTAACAACTTCTAATAATCTAAATATTAATTTATACGAAGAAGTTAAAACGATTACTAAAACTAATAAGTATTTTGAAATCTCTACGAACAAAAATAATTATAGCGCTAAACAAGTAATTATCGCAACTGGCTTTTATGATATTCCAAATTTGTTGAATATTCCTGGTGAAGAATTGCCAAAAGTATTTCATTATTACAAAGAGGCGCATCCGTTTACCTTACAAAATATAGCGATTGTTGGTGCAAGTAATTCGTCTGTAGATGCTGCTTTAGAAATTTACCGTAAAGGCGGAAACGTAACTATGATCGTTAGAGGTGAAACTATTGGCGAACGTGTTAAATATTGGGTAAGACCAGATATTTTAAACCGAATTGAAGAAGGTAGCATTAAAGCTTATTTTAATTCTGAAATCACGTCTATTGACACAGATTTTATTGAAATTAAAACACCAGAAGGCAACAAAAAACTACCTAATGATTATGTTGTTGCATTAACAGGTTACCAACCTAACTTTAAGTTTTTAGAACACGTTGGTATTAAATTTTCTGAAGACGAAAAACACATCCCAAATTACAATCCAGATACTATGGAATCTAATGTTGAAGGACTGTATCTTGCTGGTGTTATTTGTGGTGGTATGGAAACACACAAATGGTTTATCGAGAATTCTCGTATTCATGCAAAGCTAATTGCAGAAGATATTGCCTCTAAAAACTAA
- a CDS encoding MDR family MFS transporter: MKRLLTLYLNTFKGLSREVWWLALITLINRAGTMVIPFLSLYLTEDLSFSTSTVGSIMTAFGLGSVVGSWLGGKITDKIGYYKIMVFSLFVSGLLFIYLQYLKTVISLSIGIFVLMLVADMFRPAMFVALSAYSKPENKTRSVTLIRLAINLGFSAGPAVGGLIIAGLGYNGLFWVDGITCILATLLLIQLLNPKKSKVLDEVKVEEPYSAYKDKAFIIFLFALFLFGVMFLQYFSTMPIYYRDSHFLTEPEIGLLLGANGFFIFLLEMPLIKWLETTRFKKTSLILFGAFLTSLSLLILNFTTWTGILIIGMFLMTVGEMIAFPFANAFALQQAKKGNQGEYMALYSIAFSFAHIFGHKLGLESVSNYGFDNTWYIFTFVGVACMFLLFILKIFMSSTKNKPAVIKHY; this comes from the coding sequence ATGAAAAGATTACTAACACTTTATTTAAACACTTTTAAAGGGTTATCAAGAGAAGTTTGGTGGCTAGCTTTAATCACTTTAATTAATCGCGCAGGTACAATGGTTATTCCTTTTTTATCGTTGTATCTTACAGAAGATTTAAGTTTTTCTACATCTACCGTAGGATCTATTATGACTGCTTTTGGATTAGGATCTGTTGTTGGATCTTGGTTAGGCGGAAAAATAACTGATAAAATTGGCTACTATAAAATTATGGTATTTAGCCTATTTGTATCTGGATTATTATTTATTTACCTGCAATATTTAAAAACTGTAATAAGTCTATCTATTGGTATTTTTGTTTTAATGCTAGTTGCAGATATGTTTAGACCTGCTATGTTTGTGGCATTAAGCGCATACAGTAAACCCGAAAACAAAACAAGAAGCGTTACTTTAATTAGATTAGCTATAAACTTAGGTTTTTCAGCTGGTCCTGCAGTTGGCGGATTAATTATTGCTGGTTTAGGTTACAATGGATTATTTTGGGTAGATGGTATAACTTGTATTTTGGCTACTTTACTGTTAATTCAACTATTAAATCCTAAAAAATCTAAAGTTTTAGACGAAGTTAAAGTAGAAGAGCCTTACTCAGCATACAAAGACAAAGCTTTTATTATCTTCCTATTTGCCTTATTCTTATTTGGAGTTATGTTCTTGCAATATTTCTCTACCATGCCAATTTATTATAGAGACAGTCACTTTCTAACCGAACCTGAAATTGGTTTACTTTTAGGTGCTAATGGTTTTTTTATCTTTTTATTAGAAATGCCTCTTATAAAATGGTTGGAAACTACAAGATTTAAAAAAACTAGTCTTATTCTTTTTGGAGCATTTTTAACAAGTTTAAGTCTTTTAATTTTAAATTTTACAACGTGGACTGGCATACTAATTATTGGTATGTTTTTAATGACGGTTGGAGAAATGATTGCGTTTCCTTTTGCCAATGCATTTGCTTTACAACAGGCTAAAAAAGGCAATCAAGGAGAATATATGGCATTATACTCTATTGCGTTTTCTTTTGCTCACATTTTTGGTCACAAATTAGGCTTAGAAAGCGTAAGCAATTATGGATTTGATAACACTTGGTATATCTTTACATTTGTTGGTGTAGCTTGTATGTTTTTATTATTTATTTTAAAAATATTTATGAGCTCAACAAAAAACAAACCTGCTGTAATCAAACACTACTAA
- a CDS encoding DUF1684 domain-containing protein: MKNFFSIFCVVLIIFNCKEGKQPILGATDWQKDQNAMFKDASKSPLKDRDRQNFKGLDFFQFDSTFVAKATLKRTPNSKWFKMKRTLNETTDERVYGVLNFQLKGKAYTLNVYQGKELMTKEGFEDYLFLPFLDDTNGDTTYGGGRYIDLRIPEGNTIEIDFNKAYNPYCAYNEKFSCPIVPRENYLDVAVKAGVKVFKK; encoded by the coding sequence ATGAAAAACTTCTTTTCTATTTTCTGTGTTGTACTAATAATTTTTAACTGTAAAGAAGGTAAACAACCAATTTTAGGAGCAACTGATTGGCAAAAAGATCAAAACGCCATGTTTAAAGATGCTTCTAAATCGCCTTTAAAAGATAGAGATAGACAAAATTTTAAAGGTTTAGATTTTTTTCAATTTGATAGTACTTTTGTTGCTAAAGCAACATTAAAACGCACACCAAACTCTAAATGGTTTAAAATGAAAAGGACCTTAAATGAAACTACAGACGAGCGTGTTTATGGTGTTTTAAACTTTCAATTAAAAGGAAAAGCATATACACTTAATGTCTATCAAGGTAAAGAGTTAATGACAAAAGAAGGCTTTGAGGATTATTTATTCTTACCTTTTTTGGATGATACTAACGGAGATACAACATATGGCGGCGGTCGTTATATAGATTTAAGAATACCAGAAGGTAATACTATAGAAATAGATTTTAATAAAGCATACAACCCATATTGCGCTTATAACGAAAAATTTTCTTGCCCAATTGTTCCAAGAGAAAATTATCTTGATGTTGCTGTAAAAGCTGGTGTTAAAGTGTTTAAAAAATAA
- the crcB gene encoding fluoride efflux transporter CrcB, with protein sequence MKQLILVFIGGGFGSVLRFIIGKWLNSNQSGIPYGTFLANILGSLLIGFILGYALKNNSLNQNQTLLLATGFCGGFTTFSTFAYENHLFLKSGDFTSFAIYTIASFILGFLAVFLGIWLAK encoded by the coding sequence ATGAAACAACTAATATTAGTTTTTATTGGTGGTGGCTTTGGTAGTGTACTACGTTTTATTATTGGTAAATGGCTAAACAGCAATCAATCCGGAATACCTTATGGTACATTTTTAGCTAATATTTTAGGTTCGCTTTTAATTGGATTTATTTTAGGATATGCGCTTAAAAATAATAGCCTAAACCAGAATCAAACCTTATTACTAGCAACTGGTTTTTGTGGCGGTTTCACTACCTTTTCTACCTTTGCTTATGAAAACCATTTGTTTTTAAAAAGTGGCGACTTTACCAGCTTTGCTATCTATACTATCGCCAGTTTTATTTTAGGATTTTTAGCGGTGTTTTTAGGTATCTGGCTAGCTAAATAA
- a CDS encoding SRPBCC family protein, translated as MKFLKYIFFVLLIAIIAVSIYVAVQPSNFEVSRTRIINAPSGVVYNNVADLKLWENWSPWKEQDPAMKIMYNDQTKGVGASYSWTGKDGNGNMKIVNTNPPKSIEHQLQFEDYDPSKINWTFTPTNDGKTEVKWQMNSENIPFMFKAFGLMSGGFDKMIGPDFERGLEKLDSVTTTQIRQYNIEINGVTEHSGGYYLYNTTSCKISDFQKKMAEMLPKVGQFVAKNNITVSGSAFVIYHKWDEENNTVMFSCAMPTPNKVVTTTSDILTGQLEPFKAVKTTLKGDYSNLKEAWDKGMKYIEQYNLVFDEDGVAIESYVTDPSNEPNPAKWITEIYMPVE; from the coding sequence ATGAAATTCTTAAAATATATATTTTTCGTCTTACTAATAGCTATCATTGCAGTATCTATTTATGTAGCTGTCCAACCTAGTAATTTTGAAGTTTCAAGAACCAGAATAATCAATGCACCTTCTGGAGTTGTGTATAATAATGTAGCCGATTTAAAGCTTTGGGAAAACTGGTCTCCTTGGAAAGAACAAGATCCAGCAATGAAAATTATGTACAACGATCAAACCAAAGGTGTTGGCGCAAGCTACAGCTGGACAGGAAAAGATGGAAATGGCAACATGAAAATTGTTAATACAAATCCACCAAAATCTATAGAGCACCAATTACAATTTGAAGATTATGATCCTTCTAAAATTAATTGGACTTTTACACCAACTAACGACGGAAAAACCGAAGTAAAATGGCAAATGAATAGCGAAAACATACCATTTATGTTCAAAGCATTTGGTTTAATGTCTGGCGGATTTGATAAAATGATTGGTCCAGATTTTGAACGCGGATTAGAAAAATTAGATAGCGTTACAACAACACAAATTAGACAATATAATATTGAAATTAATGGTGTTACAGAACATAGTGGCGGTTATTATTTATACAATACAACGTCTTGTAAGATTAGTGATTTTCAAAAAAAAATGGCAGAAATGCTACCTAAAGTTGGTCAGTTTGTAGCTAAAAATAATATAACAGTTTCTGGATCTGCATTTGTAATTTATCACAAATGGGATGAAGAAAATAATACTGTTATGTTTTCTTGTGCAATGCCAACACCAAATAAAGTAGTCACAACAACAAGCGACATTTTAACTGGTCAATTAGAACCTTTTAAGGCTGTAAAAACGACACTAAAAGGCGATTACAGCAACCTAAAAGAAGCTTGGGATAAAGGCATGAAGTATATAGAACAGTACAATCTTGTATTTGATGAAGATGGTGTTGCTATTGAAAGCTACGTTACCGATCCATCAAATGAGCCTAACCCTGCAAAATGGATTACAGAAATCTATATGCCTGTAGAATAG
- a CDS encoding dipeptidyl-peptidase 3 family protein, with protein MKLKTIFSAALLTSLLFSCGEDKKAQTTEDTSVKKESTFDYNVDTFADIKILRYKIPSWDNLSLKQQQLAYYLTQAGLAGRDIMWDQNYRHNLAIRAALENVYKTYEGDKTTADWQAFTTYLKRVWFSNGIHHHYSNDKLKPEFSSEYLKQLLADTETTLEGEAFDVIFNDQDLKKVNQAKGVDNVALSAVNFYGPNVTNEDVISFYKQKKSPNPEKPLSFGLNSQLVKENGQLKERVYKSGGLYGSAIDEIIKWLEKAKSVAENEAQGNALGLLIEYYKTGDLQTWDDYNVAWTAATDGDIDYINSFIEVYNDPLGYRGSYETIVQIKDFDMSKKMAVLSENAQWFEDNSPLMDEHKKKNVVGVTYKVVNVAGEAGDASPSTPIGVNLPNANWIRAAVGSKSVSLGNIIEAYNNAGSTGRLKEFVHDEEELQLEEKYGQLADKLHTALHEVIGHASGQLNPGVGETKETLKNYASTLEEGRADLVGLYYLYNPKLEELGLVDDWKSVGKAAYDGYIRNGLMTQLIRLNLGDDVEEAHMRNRQWVSAWVFEKGKADNVIEKVTRDGKTYFNINDYEKLHELFGQLLRETQRIKSEGDYAAVEALVEDYGVKVDQAIHAEVLERNKQFKSAPYSGFVNPVLVPETNDSGEITSIKVTQPDTFEAQMLDYSTNYNFLQTKN; from the coding sequence ATGAAACTAAAAACAATATTTAGTGCTGCATTATTAACTTCACTTTTATTTTCTTGTGGAGAAGACAAAAAAGCACAAACAACCGAAGACACTTCAGTAAAAAAAGAATCTACTTTTGATTATAACGTAGATACTTTTGCTGATATAAAAATCTTACGTTACAAAATCCCTAGTTGGGATAATTTAAGTCTTAAACAACAACAATTAGCCTATTATTTAACACAAGCTGGATTAGCAGGTCGTGATATTATGTGGGATCAAAACTACAGACACAATTTAGCTATTAGAGCAGCTTTAGAAAATGTTTATAAAACGTATGAAGGCGATAAAACTACAGCAGATTGGCAAGCATTTACTACCTATTTAAAGCGTGTATGGTTTAGTAATGGTATTCATCATCACTATTCAAACGATAAGCTTAAACCTGAGTTTTCTTCAGAGTATTTAAAGCAATTATTAGCAGATACAGAAACAACTTTAGAAGGCGAAGCGTTTGATGTTATTTTTAATGATCAAGACCTTAAAAAAGTTAATCAAGCAAAAGGCGTAGATAATGTAGCGCTTTCTGCAGTTAATTTTTATGGTCCAAATGTGACTAATGAAGATGTGATTTCTTTCTACAAACAAAAAAAATCTCCTAATCCAGAAAAGCCATTATCTTTTGGATTAAACTCGCAATTAGTCAAAGAAAACGGTCAATTAAAAGAACGCGTGTATAAATCTGGTGGATTATACGGAAGCGCAATTGACGAAATTATTAAATGGCTAGAAAAAGCAAAAAGTGTTGCTGAAAATGAAGCCCAAGGTAACGCCTTAGGATTGTTAATCGAATATTACAAAACAGGAGATTTACAAACTTGGGACGACTACAACGTTGCTTGGACTGCTGCTACAGATGGCGATATAGACTACATAAATAGTTTTATTGAAGTGTATAATGATCCGTTAGGATACAGAGGAAGTTACGAAACTATCGTACAAATCAAAGATTTTGATATGTCTAAAAAAATGGCAGTGTTATCTGAAAATGCGCAATGGTTTGAAGATAATTCACCTTTAATGGACGAGCATAAAAAGAAAAACGTCGTTGGTGTAACTTACAAAGTCGTTAATGTTGCTGGAGAAGCTGGTGATGCTTCACCAAGTACACCAATTGGTGTAAACTTACCAAATGCAAACTGGATTAGAGCAGCAGTAGGAAGTAAGTCTGTATCTTTAGGAAACATAATTGAAGCTTATAACAATGCTGGTAGCACAGGACGATTAAAAGAGTTTGTTCATGATGAAGAAGAACTTCAACTAGAAGAAAAATATGGACAATTAGCAGATAAGTTGCATACAGCGTTACACGAAGTAATTGGTCATGCATCAGGACAATTAAATCCTGGAGTTGGTGAGACTAAAGAAACGCTTAAAAATTATGCGTCTACTTTAGAAGAAGGTCGTGCAGATTTAGTAGGACTTTACTATTTATACAACCCAAAATTAGAAGAATTAGGCTTAGTAGACGATTGGAAATCTGTAGGAAAAGCAGCTTACGATGGTTACATACGTAATGGATTAATGACTCAATTAATTCGTTTAAATTTAGGAGATGATGTAGAAGAAGCGCATATGCGTAACAGACAATGGGTAAGTGCTTGGGTTTTCGAAAAAGGAAAAGCAGATAACGTGATAGAAAAAGTAACTCGTGATGGTAAAACTTATTTCAATATTAATGATTATGAAAAACTACACGAATTATTCGGTCAGTTATTACGCGAGACACAACGTATAAAATCAGAAGGCGATTATGCAGCTGTAGAAGCTTTAGTAGAAGATTACGGTGTAAAAGTAGATCAAGCTATTCATGCCGAAGTTTTAGAACGTAACAAACAATTTAAATCTGCTCCTTACAGCGGATTTGTAAATCCTGTTTTAGTACCAGAAACAAATGACTCAGGAGAAATCACATCCATTAAAGTAACACAACCAGATACTTTTGAAGCTCAAATGCTAGATTACAGTACTAATTACAATTTTTTACAAACTAAAAATTAA
- a CDS encoding DUF1624 domain-containing protein, whose amino-acid sequence MLELTLVNFSWFGNYNNLYLQVIWAIGLSMICLSVLVKLPIRLILVIGLLIIFGHNLLTPISFENTDAGYIPWTILHDRGYLFTSDWFKIKISYPVLPWIGVIALGYSLGSLYSSKTSSKIRLKSLTFLGASCLLLLIILRGFNIYGETLPWINYSNTIDNLKSFLNYTKYPPSLDFLLFGLGIGFLLLIIFEKFENKLTNAIKVLGSAPMFFYILHLYVLLLIYTVFINLFGANKGDYFGFDHLYQIWIFSILLSIALYFPTKIFARYKRKSKSKLIKYF is encoded by the coding sequence TTGCTAGAATTAACCTTAGTTAACTTTTCATGGTTTGGTAATTACAATAACCTATATCTACAAGTTATTTGGGCAATTGGATTAAGTATGATTTGTTTATCTGTTTTAGTAAAACTACCAATTCGATTAATTTTAGTCATAGGTTTATTAATTATATTTGGGCACAACTTATTAACTCCGATAAGTTTTGAAAATACAGATGCAGGTTACATTCCTTGGACCATTTTACACGATAGAGGCTACTTATTTACTTCAGATTGGTTTAAAATAAAAATATCTTATCCTGTTTTACCATGGATTGGTGTTATTGCTTTAGGTTACAGTTTAGGTAGTTTATATAGTAGTAAAACATCAAGTAAAATAAGATTAAAATCTTTAACCTTTTTAGGCGCAAGTTGTTTACTACTACTTATAATTTTAAGAGGATTTAATATTTATGGTGAAACACTACCTTGGATAAACTACAGCAACACAATAGACAATTTAAAATCATTTTTAAACTATACAAAATATCCGCCATCTTTAGACTTTTTGCTATTTGGATTAGGGATTGGTTTTTTACTACTTATCATTTTTGAAAAGTTTGAAAATAAATTAACTAATGCAATAAAAGTTTTAGGCTCTGCTCCTATGTTTTTTTATATCCTTCATCTTTATGTGTTATTATTAATTTATACTGTTTTTATTAATCTATTTGGAGCAAATAAAGGCGATTATTTTGGATTTGATCACTTATATCAAATATGGATATTTAGTATATTATTAAGTATAGCACTTTATTTTCCAACGAAAATTTTTGCGCGATACAAAAGAAAAAGCAAATCAAAACTGATTAAATATTTTTAA
- a CDS encoding DUF1624 domain-containing protein — translation MTVNSPIKKRIPSIDTLRGFVILLMLVDHVRERFFLHMQVSDPLIIETTSSGLFFTRLSAHLCAPIFVFLTGLSAWLYANPHNKPKRSPSGFLFKRGLFFNLARINLS, via the coding sequence ATGACTGTAAATTCTCCCATTAAAAAAAGAATTCCCTCTATAGACACTTTAAGAGGTTTTGTAATCTTATTAATGCTTGTAGATCACGTTAGAGAACGCTTTTTTTTGCACATGCAAGTAAGTGATCCTTTAATAATAGAAACTACATCTTCTGGTTTGTTTTTCACAAGATTATCGGCGCATTTATGTGCTCCAATTTTTGTATTTCTTACAGGACTTTCAGCTTGGCTTTATGCAAATCCGCATAACAAACCTAAACGTTCTCCAAGTGGTTTTTTATTTAAACGTGGTTTATTTTTTAATCTTGCTAGAATTAACCTTAGTTAA
- a CDS encoding pyrophosphohydrolase domain-containing protein — MQDKIDAVKAFHTAFKIGYRETPKADLGTDKNLLRYKLMREENEEYLEAANNDDLVEVADALGDMLYILCGTIIEHGLQHKIEEVFEEIQRSNMSKLGEDGEPIYREDGKVLKGPNYFKPNIKEILEKS, encoded by the coding sequence ATGCAAGATAAAATAGATGCAGTAAAAGCCTTTCATACAGCTTTTAAAATAGGATATAGAGAAACACCAAAAGCTGACTTAGGAACAGATAAAAACCTGTTACGTTATAAGTTAATGCGTGAAGAAAACGAAGAATACCTTGAGGCAGCAAACAATGATGATTTAGTAGAAGTTGCAGATGCTTTAGGTGATATGCTTTACATTTTATGTGGAACCATTATAGAACATGGTTTACAGCATAAAATAGAAGAAGTTTTTGAAGAAATACAACGCAGTAACATGAGTAAATTAGGTGAAGATGGCGAGCCAATTTACCGCGAAGACGGAAAAGTGTTAAAAGGACCAAACTATTTTAAGCCGAACATTAAAGAGATTTTGGAGAAAAGTTAG